AGGGCTTCTTCTCCTTGGCGAACTGCTTGATCTGGGTGATCTGGGCGGCCTCGGAGCCGGCGAAGACGACCTGGTAGTCCAGGTCGAGGTTGTTCACCAGTGCCTTGTCGTTGGTGACGTACGAGGGTGAGCCGTCCATCAGCTGGCCCTTGCCCCCGCTCTCGGCGGTACGCATGCGATCGGCGTACTTGTTGAGGTTCTTCCAACTGGTGGCGTCCGGGTGCTGCTTGGCGAAGTACGTGGGGATGTACCAGCCGATGTGGCCGGTCACGCCGAGTTCGCCGCCGCGCGTGATGGTCTTCTTGTCGTCGACGTAGCGCTGTTCCTGCTCGGGGTGGCCCCAGTCCTCCAGGATCGCGTCGACCCGGCCCTGGCTGAGCGCGTCCCAGGCGGGGACCTCGTCGACCTGGACGGTGTCGACGCGGTAGCCGAGCTCGTGCTCCAGGAGGTACTGGGCGACGGCCACGTTGGCCTGGGCGCCGACCCAGGACTGGACGGAGAGGGTCACCGTCTTCGCGCCCTGGGCGTTCGCGAAGGGCGAGGACTGCTGGGTCATGTCGGCGGCGCCGCAGCCGGTGAGCGGCAGCAGCGAGGCGACCGCGGCGGTCGCACAAATACGCGCACGGATACGCATGTCACGCTCCCTTCTTCGGACGGCGTTCCGTCGGCTGGGTCACCCGGTCGAGCATCAGGCCGAGGCAGACGATCGCGGCGCCGGCCACCAGACCGGTCGCGAGGTCGCCCTGGGCGAGGCCGAAGACGACGTCGTAGCCGAGGGCGCCACCGCCGACCAGGCCGCCGATGATGACGACGGCGAGGACCAGGACCACGCCCTGGTTGACGGCGAGCAGCAGGGCCGGCCGGGCGAGCGGGAGCTGGACCTGGCGCAGCTGCTGCCAGCTCGTCGCGCCGAGAGAACCCGAGGCCTCCATCGCCGCCGGGTCGACCTGGCGCAGCCCCTGGGTGGTGATGCGGACGACGGCGGGCAGCGCGTAGACGACGGCCGCGGCGACGGCGGGGGCGCGGCCGACGCCGAACAGGGCGACGACCGGGATCAGATAGACGAACTGCGGCATGGTCTGGAAGACGTCCAGGACGGGGCGCAGGGCCCGTTCGAGGCGGTCGCTGCGGGCCGCCGCGATACCGGTCGCGAAGCCGATGACCAGGGTGACGGCGACGGCGGCGAGGACCTGGGAGAGGGTGTCGAGCGCCGGCGTCCAGACGCCGAGGACGCCGATCGCGGCCATGGCGAGGACCGCGGTGAGCGCGGTGCGCCAGGTGCCGATGAGCCAGGCGAGGGTCGCGACCAGGAGCAGCATCGACCACCAGGGGAGCCAGGTCAGGCCGTCCCGGAGCGGGTTGAGGACCCAGGTGGTGAAGTGGGCGGCCCAGTCGGCGGTGCCGCCGACGACGGGGACGCCGGAGTAGAGGTGGTCGGTCATCCAGTCGACGGTGCGGTTGACGGGCTCGGCGATCGGCACGGTCCAGGCGTCGGGCCAGTCGAGCCGGCCCATGAGACGTGCGGCCACGGCGATCGCGAGGGCGGCGACGAGGGCGTACGGCCCTCCCCTGCGGCGCGTTTTTGGGGAGGACGTCGAGCCGCTGCCCGCCGCTCCCGTCACCCGGTCCAGTACGACGGCCAGCAGCACGATCGGGATACCGGCGGCGAGGGCCGCGCCCACGTCGACGGAGGCGAGGGCCTGGTAGACGCGATCACCGAGGCCGCCCGCGCCGATGACCGACGCGATGACCGCCATCGACAGGGCCATCATGATCGTCTGGTTGAGGCCGAGGAGGAGCTCCTTGCGGGCCAGCGGGAGACGGGCGGTCAGCAGTCGCTGGCGGGCGGTCGCGCCGAGGGACCGCACCGCCTCCAGCACCTCCTTGTCGGCGCCGCGCAGGCCGAGGGCGGTGAGGCGGGCCATGGGCGGGGCGGCGTAGACGACGGTGGCGAGGACGGCGGCGGGGACGCCCATGCCGAAGATCAGGACGACGGGGAGGAGGTAGGCGTACGCCGGCAGGACCTGCATGGTGTCGAGGACCGGGCGCAGGGCGCGGTCGAGACGGTCGTTCAGGCCGGCGGCGAGGCCCAGGACGGCTCCTACCAGGACGGACGCGGCGACGGCCACGACCATCAGGGCGAAGGTCTGCATCGTAGGCACCCACATGCCGAGGAAGCCGCAGGTGAGGAACGCGGCCAGGGTGCCGAGGGCGAGGCGCAGACCCGCGACCCGCCAGGCCACGAGGGCGCTCAGGGCCGTCACTCCGGCCCAGCCGGCCGCCAGCAGCACGAGGTAGACGGCGCGTACGGAGAGGACGACCGCGTTGCTGATGTGGCCGAAGAAGTAGAGGAACAGCGGGTGGGTGTCTCGGTTGTCGACGATCCAGGTGCTGGCCCGGGTGAGCGGGTCGGTGAGGTCGACGGTGAGGGCGTCCGGCCACGCGCCGCCGGCCCACCGGGCGGTGGCCAGCGGGACGAGGACGGCGGCGGCCAGGGCGAGCAGCGCCAGCTTGTGGACGGCACGGTGCCTGAGGACAGCGGGCACGGTACGCGGGGAGAAGACGGTGATCGCAGCCATCAGACCGCCTCCTTGGCCGTACCGGCCACCACCCCGAGCAGCCCGTCCGCGTCCACCATCCCCACGCATCGCCCCTGGTCCATCACCCGGGCCGGCTGCCCCGCTCGGGCCACCGCCTCGATCGCCTCCGAGACCGTGGCGTTCGGCGGGACGGCGGGGCCCTGGCCCGCGTCGTCGTCCGACACGGCCCGCATCGCCGTGCGTACCGTGAGGACCTGCTCCCTCGGTACGTCGCGGACGAACTCGCGGACGTAGTCGTCGGCCGGGGAGCCCACGATCTCCTCCGGGGTGCCCAGTTGGACCACCTTGCCGTCGCGCATGAGGGCGATGCGGTCGCCGAGTTTGAGGGCCTCGCTCAGGTCGTGCGTGATGAAGACCATCGTGCGGCCCTCCTCGCGGTGCAGGCGGACGACCTCCTCCTGCATGTCCCGGCGGATCAGCGGGTCGAGCGCGCTGAACGGCTCGTCGAAGAGGAGGACCTCCGGGTCCACGGCCAACGCCCGGGCGAGACCGACGCGTTGGCGCTGGCCGCCGGACAGCTGGTGCGGCCTGCGCTGCTCCATGCCCTCCAGGCCGACCTTGGCCACGACCTCCGACGCGCGCGCCCTGCGTTCCGCCTTCCCCATGCCCTGGATCTCCAGGCCGTAGGCCACGTTGTCGAGGACCGTGCGGTGCGGGAGGAGGCCGAAGTGCTGGAAGACCATCGCGGCACGGTGGCGGCGCAGTTCGCGCAGCCGGGACCGGTCCATGGCGCGTACGTCCTCGCCGTCGATGGCGATGGTGCCCGCCGTCGGCTCGATGAGCCGGGTCAGACAGCGCACCAGCGTGGACTTGCCCGAGCCGGACAGGCCCATCACCACGAAGACCTCGCCCTTGCGTACGTCGAAGGAGACGTCCCGGACGGCGGCGGTGCAGCCGGTGCGGGCGCGGAGGCCGGCGGGGTCGAGGGTGGCGAGTTCGGGGTCGGCGGGGATCTTGTCGGCCTTGGGTCCGAAGACCTTCCAGAGCCCGTTCACGGAGAAGACAGGGGTTTCGCTCATCACGCACCGCCTCCGATCAGGTCCACGGCTTTCTCACCGACCATGAGCACCCCGATCATCGGGTTCACGGCCGTCATCGTCGGGAAGACCGACGCGTCGGCGATACGGATGCCCTCCAGGCCGCGGATGCGCAACTCCGGGTCCACCACGGCGAGTTCGTCGTCCAGCGCGCCCATGCGGCAGGTGCCCGCGGGGTGGTAGACGGTGTGGGCGACCTTGCGGGCGTACTCGCTCAGGTCGTCGTCGCTCGTGACGGCCGGGCCGGGGCACACCTCGCGCTTGAGCCAGCCCGCCAGCGGCTCGGTCCGCGCGATCTCACGGGCGATGCGGATGCCGTCGACCAGGGTGCGGCCGTCGTAGTCGTCCTCGTCCGTGAAGTAGCGGAAGTCCAGGGCCGGCTTGACCGACGGGTCCGCGCTGGTCAGGTACAGGCGGCCGCGGCTCCTCGGCTTGGGGATGTTGGGGGTCATCGAGACGCCGTACGAGGGGCGTTCGTAGCCCAGCCGTTCCGGGTTGTCGGTGAAGGGGACCTGGTAGAAGTGGAACATCAGGTCCGGGCCCGCGTGTTCGGGGTCGCGGCGGACGAACAGGCCCGCGTCGGAGTCCATCGCGGAGTTCTCCGGGATGGGGCCGTGCGTCTCCCAGACGATCACCGACTCGGGGTGGTCGAGCAGGTTCTCGCCGACGCCCGGCAGGTCGTGGACGACGGGTATGCCGAGGGCCTCCAGGTCGCGCGCGGGGCCGATGCCCGAGTGCAGGAGCAGCCGGGGCGAGTCGACGGCGCCCGCGCACAGCAGCACCTCGCTGCGGGCGCGTACGACGAACTCCTCGCCGTCCTTGGCGCGGACGTGGACGCCGCGTGCGCGCGTGCCGTCCAGGTCCAGGCGGTGGGCCCAGGTCTCCAGCAGGATCGTCAGGTTGGGGCGTTCGTCCATCACCGGGTGGAGATACGCCACGGACGCCGAGGACCGCTTGTTGTTCTCGGGGTGGTAGGCGAGGTCGAAGAAGCCGACGCCGTCGTTGAAGGGGCGCCGGTTGAAGCCCTCGACGCGCGGCACGCCGGTCGCCTTCTGTGCCGCGTCGACGAAGTCGCGGGCGATGGCGTTCCGGTCCTTCTCGTCGACGGGGACGATGTTGTTGAGGAGCCGCGCGTAGTACGCCTCCATCGGCACCGCGCCCCACCCCTTGGCGCCGTTCGCCTCCCACTCGTCCCAGTCGGACGGCAGCGGCTTGAAGGAGATGAGGGTGTTGTGGGAGGAACAGCCGCCGAGGACACGGGCGCGGCTGTGCCGGATGTGGGAGTTGCCGCGGGGCTGCTCGACGGTCGGGTAGTCGTAGTCGAGGTCGCCGCCGAGGAGGCCCATCCAGCGGCGCAGGGTGAGGACGTCCTCGCGGTCGACGTCGCTGGGGCCGCCTTCGATGACGGCGACGGTGACGTCCGGGTTCTCGGTGAGCCGGGAGGCGATGACGGAACCGGCGGTGCCGCCGCCTATGACGACATAGTCGTACTCGTGTTCATGGTGCATGGGGGGTTGCTCCTGGAAGGTGGGCGGGCGGGGTTCAGCCGGCGAACCAGCGGACGGGCTTCGGCGCGAGGTTCTGGTAGATGTGCTTGCTCTCGCGGTACTCGGCGAGCCCGGTCGGGCCCAGCTCGCGGCCGACGCCGCTCTTGCCGAAGCCGCCCCACTCCGCCTGCGGGAGGTAGGGGTGGAAGTCGTTGATCCACACGGTGCCGTGGCGCAGCCGGCCGGCGACCCGGCGGGCGCGTCCGGCGTCGGCGGTCCAGACACCGCCGGCGAGGCCGTACTCGGTGTCGTTGGCGAGGAAGACCGCCTCGTCCTCCGTACGGAAGGTCTCGACGGTGAGGACCGGGCCGAAGACCTCCTCGCGTACGACCTTCATCTCGCGGTGGCAGGCGTCGAGGACGGTCGGCGCGTAGAAATAGCCCGTCCCGAGCCCCTCCGGCCGCTTGCCGCCCGTGCGCAGCACCGCGCCCTCCGCCAGCGCCGAGGCGACGTACGCCTCGACCTTGGCCCGCTGCTGCTCGGAGACGAGCGGTCCGCACTCGACGCCGTCGTCGGTGCCGCGGCCCAGCCTGATCCGGCTTGCCCGGTCGGCGAGTTCGGCGACGAAGCGGTCGCGGACCGACTCCTCGACGATGAGGCGGGCGCCCGCCGAGCAGACCTGGCCGCTGTGGATGAAGGCCGCGTTGAGGGCCTGGTCGACGGCGGTGTCGAAGCCCTCCTCGGTGGCGCAGGCGTCGGCGAAGACGACGTTGGGGTTCTTGCCGCCGAGTTCCAGGGCGACCTTCTTGACCGAGGGGGCGGCGGCCTGGGCCACCTTGGTGCCGCTGACGAGGCCGCCGGTGAAGGAGACGAGGTCGACGTCGGGGTGCTCGGCGAGCCGGGCGCCGACGGAGGCGCCGGGCCCGGTGACGATGTTGGCGACCCCGGCCGGGAGACCGGCCTCCACCAGCAGCTCGATCAGCGCGATCGTCGTCAGCGGGGTGATCTCGCTCGGCTTGACGACGAAGGTGTTCCCCGCGGCGAGCGCCGGGGCGATCTTCCAACTGGCCTGGAGGAGCGGGTAGTTCCAGGGGGTGATGAGGGCGCAGACCCCCACCGGCTCGTGCACGACGACACTGTGGAGGTCGGGCGAGCCCGCGTCGACGACCCGGCCGGAGGCCTCGGCGGCGATGAGCCCGGCGAAGTAGCGGAAGGCGTCGGCGACACAGTCGATGTCGACGCGCCCCTCCTCCAGCGTCTTGCCCGCGTCGCGGCTCTCCAGCAGGCCGAGCCGTTCGCGGTCGCGCATGAGGAGGTCGGCGACGCGGTAGAGCAGGGCGGCCCGCTCGGCGACCGGGGTGCGCGGCCAGTCGCCGTGGTCGAAGGCCTGCCGGGCGGCGGCCACGGCGAGGTCGGTGTCCTTCTCGTCGCCCTCGGCGACGACGGCGAAGGGCTGCGCGTCCGCGGGGTCGATGATGTCGCGGGTCGCGCCGGAGAGGGCTGCGCGCCACTCGCCGCCCGCGTGGATCGTCTGCTGGGCCTGCTGTCCGGCCATGATCGGTGTTGCCTTCCGTTCCTGTTCGGATCCCCTGAGTCACACACGTGTCACCCAGCGGGACCGTCACCACCTGCCCTCGACCCCGAGTTGCATGCGCAATCGAGGCTGGAAAGTGCTCCGCATCACTGAACATGCGGGCAAATAGGGTGAATCGTACGCTGAGTAAGGGTCCGCGTGTGGCGGCCACCACATGCGCACCACGGAGGTGACGCATGGCAGGGAAGGCACTCATCTGCATGGCGGCGGCGCTGCTGCTCTCGCCGGTCCTCATGGCGGCGGACGACGGCGACGACCTGACCGCACGGCAACTCGCCGATCAGGCGAAGGACGAGTTCCTCGACGCCGACTCCGTCCATCTGAAGCTGACGGACCGCAGCACCGACACCCGGACGAGCACCACCCAGCCCACCTCGATGGACCTCACCCTCGACCGGGACGGCAACTGTGTGGGCTCCATGACGATGGGCTCGCACGGCGGCAGCGTGGAGATCATCAAGCAGGGCGCCGAGGTGTGGATGAAGCCGGACGCCGACTTCTGGAAGGCACAGGTGCCCGGCGGCGAGGGCGACGCGGTGGCCGAGCTGTTCAAGAACCGCTACATCCACGGCTCCACGCGCGACGCCATGCTCAAGGGCATGGCCGACACCTGCGATCTGACCTCCTTCCAGAAGGAGGTCGCGGGCGACGAGGACGAGGCGAAGACCCTGACGAAGGGCGCCGAGACGACCGTGGACGGGACGAAGGTGATCCCGCTCAAGGGCATGGAGGACGGCAAACAGGCGGTCCTGTACGTCACTTCGGACGCCCCGCACCGGCTGGTGAAGGCCACTCAACGCGGCGACGGCACCGACCTGACGCTGACCTTCACGGAGTACGACAAGCCGGTACCGACGGCGACGCCCTCCGCCGACAATTCGGTGGACGTGGACAAGCTTCAGCAGGAACTACAGAACGTGTGACGGACGCCAGGACCGCTCAGTACACGAACCCGGCAGGCGGATCCTCCCCCACCCGCCCGTCGATCGACTCCCGGATCAGATCGGCCTGCCCGACATGGCGGGCGTACTCCTCGATCAGGTCCGCGAGGATGCGCCGCAGGCTGGGCGAGTCCCCGTTCCGGCCCGTGTAGTGGGCGAGCCGGTCGAGGCCGCCCTCGGCGAGTGCCTGGCGGACATGGGCCCGGGAGCGGGCGACGGCCGCCCCCCACAGCGCGTACAGCTCCTCGGGGCTGTCGTCCGCGGCCGAACGCCACTCCCAGCCCGGCTCGGCCTCCCAGTCGACGGTGTTCCAGGGCGCGCCGGGGTCCTCCCCCAGCAGCCGCAGGGTGAAGTAGTCGGCCTCCACCAGCGCCAGATGCTTGAGCAGGCCACCCAGGGTGATCGTAGAAGGGGCGAGCCGGGTGTTCAGTCCGGCCGCGTCAAGATCCGCGCACTTCCAGGCGAACGTCCTGCGCTGCCGCTCCAGGGACCCGATCAGGGTGTCGGCCTCGCTGCCCGCGACGGGCGGTTCCAGAAGGATCTCCTCGCTCATACGGATCACGCTACGGTCCGTTCCGGACGATCCACGACCGGAACCCGCCCCGGAGTCCCCGACCCGACCGGAACCCGCCCCGGAATCCCCGACCCGACGGAACTCCCCCGGAGTCCGCGCCCCGACCGGAACGGCAAGCCCTTCCATGGCTCACGACGACAGCCCCACCGC
This DNA window, taken from Streptomyces sp. NBC_00663, encodes the following:
- a CDS encoding ABC transporter substrate-binding protein, whose protein sequence is MRIRARICATAAVASLLPLTGCGAADMTQQSSPFANAQGAKTVTLSVQSWVGAQANVAVAQYLLEHELGYRVDTVQVDEVPAWDALSQGRVDAILEDWGHPEQEQRYVDDKKTITRGGELGVTGHIGWYIPTYFAKQHPDATSWKNLNKYADRMRTAESGGKGQLMDGSPSYVTNDKALVNNLDLDYQVVFAGSEAAQITQIKQFAKEKKPFLTYWYAPQWLFKKVPMTEVKLPAYKEGCDADPAKVACAYPHTPLEKYLNSDFARSGGSAAAFLKKFKWTTEDQNEVSLMIADQKLTPEEAAKKWVEGHESTWRAWLS
- a CDS encoding ABC transporter permease, whose product is MAAITVFSPRTVPAVLRHRAVHKLALLALAAAVLVPLATARWAGGAWPDALTVDLTDPLTRASTWIVDNRDTHPLFLYFFGHISNAVVLSVRAVYLVLLAAGWAGVTALSALVAWRVAGLRLALGTLAAFLTCGFLGMWVPTMQTFALMVVAVAASVLVGAVLGLAAGLNDRLDRALRPVLDTMQVLPAYAYLLPVVLIFGMGVPAAVLATVVYAAPPMARLTALGLRGADKEVLEAVRSLGATARQRLLTARLPLARKELLLGLNQTIMMALSMAVIASVIGAGGLGDRVYQALASVDVGAALAAGIPIVLLAVVLDRVTGAAGSGSTSSPKTRRRGGPYALVAALAIAVAARLMGRLDWPDAWTVPIAEPVNRTVDWMTDHLYSGVPVVGGTADWAAHFTTWVLNPLRDGLTWLPWWSMLLLVATLAWLIGTWRTALTAVLAMAAIGVLGVWTPALDTLSQVLAAVAVTLVIGFATGIAAARSDRLERALRPVLDVFQTMPQFVYLIPVVALFGVGRAPAVAAAVVYALPAVVRITTQGLRQVDPAAMEASGSLGATSWQQLRQVQLPLARPALLLAVNQGVVLVLAVVIIGGLVGGGALGYDVVFGLAQGDLATGLVAGAAIVCLGLMLDRVTQPTERRPKKGA
- a CDS encoding quaternary amine ABC transporter ATP-binding protein; this encodes MSETPVFSVNGLWKVFGPKADKIPADPELATLDPAGLRARTGCTAAVRDVSFDVRKGEVFVVMGLSGSGKSTLVRCLTRLIEPTAGTIAIDGEDVRAMDRSRLRELRRHRAAMVFQHFGLLPHRTVLDNVAYGLEIQGMGKAERRARASEVVAKVGLEGMEQRRPHQLSGGQRQRVGLARALAVDPEVLLFDEPFSALDPLIRRDMQEEVVRLHREEGRTMVFITHDLSEALKLGDRIALMRDGKVVQLGTPEEIVGSPADDYVREFVRDVPREQVLTVRTAMRAVSDDDAGQGPAVPPNATVSEAIEAVARAGQPARVMDQGRCVGMVDADGLLGVVAGTAKEAV
- a CDS encoding GMC family oxidoreductase; the encoded protein is MHHEHEYDYVVIGGGTAGSVIASRLTENPDVTVAVIEGGPSDVDREDVLTLRRWMGLLGGDLDYDYPTVEQPRGNSHIRHSRARVLGGCSSHNTLISFKPLPSDWDEWEANGAKGWGAVPMEAYYARLLNNIVPVDEKDRNAIARDFVDAAQKATGVPRVEGFNRRPFNDGVGFFDLAYHPENNKRSSASVAYLHPVMDERPNLTILLETWAHRLDLDGTRARGVHVRAKDGEEFVVRARSEVLLCAGAVDSPRLLLHSGIGPARDLEALGIPVVHDLPGVGENLLDHPESVIVWETHGPIPENSAMDSDAGLFVRRDPEHAGPDLMFHFYQVPFTDNPERLGYERPSYGVSMTPNIPKPRSRGRLYLTSADPSVKPALDFRYFTDEDDYDGRTLVDGIRIAREIARTEPLAGWLKREVCPGPAVTSDDDLSEYARKVAHTVYHPAGTCRMGALDDELAVVDPELRIRGLEGIRIADASVFPTMTAVNPMIGVLMVGEKAVDLIGGGA
- a CDS encoding aldehyde dehydrogenase family protein, giving the protein MAGQQAQQTIHAGGEWRAALSGATRDIIDPADAQPFAVVAEGDEKDTDLAVAAARQAFDHGDWPRTPVAERAALLYRVADLLMRDRERLGLLESRDAGKTLEEGRVDIDCVADAFRYFAGLIAAEASGRVVDAGSPDLHSVVVHEPVGVCALITPWNYPLLQASWKIAPALAAGNTFVVKPSEITPLTTIALIELLVEAGLPAGVANIVTGPGASVGARLAEHPDVDLVSFTGGLVSGTKVAQAAAPSVKKVALELGGKNPNVVFADACATEEGFDTAVDQALNAAFIHSGQVCSAGARLIVEESVRDRFVAELADRASRIRLGRGTDDGVECGPLVSEQQRAKVEAYVASALAEGAVLRTGGKRPEGLGTGYFYAPTVLDACHREMKVVREEVFGPVLTVETFRTEDEAVFLANDTEYGLAGGVWTADAGRARRVAGRLRHGTVWINDFHPYLPQAEWGGFGKSGVGRELGPTGLAEYRESKHIYQNLAPKPVRWFAG
- a CDS encoding DinB family protein, which codes for MSEEILLEPPVAGSEADTLIGSLERQRRTFAWKCADLDAAGLNTRLAPSTITLGGLLKHLALVEADYFTLRLLGEDPGAPWNTVDWEAEPGWEWRSAADDSPEELYALWGAAVARSRAHVRQALAEGGLDRLAHYTGRNGDSPSLRRILADLIEEYARHVGQADLIRESIDGRVGEDPPAGFVY